AATCGAATATAAGGTTCAATAACAAATTTGATATCTGCCGCCTGTAAATGTTCCGAAAATTCTTGAAAATCAGCCCAAGGTAAAACCACGCCATAGTGAGGAACTGGAACCGATTTCCCATCCACTGAATTGGTATGTAATACGGCGTCAGATTTTGGTTTATAGTGAATAACTAGTTGGTGGCCGAAAAAATTAAAATCGACCCAATGGTCACTGCTTCGGCCTTCCTCACAGTTTAATACATCGCGATAAAAAACACGACAAGCCTCCAAATTGTGAACTGGAATAGCTATATGAAAAGGTGAAATAGTGGACATATAATTTATCTTCTAGATTGTTTCGCGATGCTTTTATTGGTAAACGTTTTATCTGAATCTGCCAATAAACGATTTAATTCTGCGAATTCTGATTTGGTAAATTCTCTATACGTTCCAACAGGAATATCTAGTTTAATATTCATTATCCGAATACGTTTTAGTGTGACAACCTCATAGGTTAGATACTCACACATACGACGAATTTGCCTGTTTAAGCCTTGGGTTAATATAATTCTAAACTCGTGCGTACCTAGTTTTTCAACCTCACATTTTTTTGTGGTTTTATCTAATTCTTCTAAATAAATTCCACGAGACATGTGTTGAATAAACGTTTGTGAGATGGGTTTGTCAACAGTTACAATATATTCTTTATCATGATTATTACTCGCACGTAATATTTTATTTACAATATCACCATCATCTGTCAAGAAAATTAAACCCTCACTAGGTTTGTCTAAACGACCAATAGGAAAAATACGTTTCGGATATTTTATATAATCAATAATATTATCTTTTTCCACACGTGTATCTGTTGTACAAACAATGCCAACAGGCTTGTTAAAGGCCAAATAAACAAATGGGTTATCGTTGCCTTTAATTTCTTTGCCATCTACTTCCACCACATCGGATTCTGATACTTTGGTTCCCATTTCTGGAACCACACCATTAATGGTTACACGTCCAGCATCAATAAGTTTGTCGGCAGCTCGACGTGAGCAATAACCAACTTCGCTTAAATATTTATTGAGTCTTGTTAATTTTTCTTCCATCATGCAAAGATATCAATTTAGCTTTTTAAAAACTCATAAATGTAATTGGATATACTGTCGTCTATTAACGAATGTCCAAATCCTGTTGTGGTTATTAGTTTGCTGTTTTTTAGACTATTATTAATGGATAGTGCATCTTGATACGGAATGATGGTGTCTTTTTCATCGTGAATAATGAGCCCTTCTAAACTTAATGTTTCTAAATATTTAGCGGTTGAAAAACTCTCAGGCGCTTCATTAAATCTATCCTTTGCTAGTTGGTTAATAGCACTTATTGTACGTTTACTGAAGCCCATCATTGTGTAATACCGATTTAAAACATCCGTGAATTCAGAAGGTGTGCCTAATAAAATCATCTTTTTTAACGCCTTATAATCGCTGTTTGTTTGCGAAAAAACGGAAGCCATACCACCAACGGAATGACCAATAATAAAATCGGGTTTAAACTTTTTTGAAACCGCTTTTATAAAATCGGCATATAACACGGCGTTAAATCGTTTGCTTCCAGATTTACCATGAGCTGGTGCATCTAATGCAATTATGTTGTAATCTAATTTTCGCAAAGGCTCAATTAAATACTGCCACCTCGCCGCATTACTTTCCCAGCCATGTGCTAATAGAATGGTTTTTCCTTTCCCTAGCCATCTGTAAGTCATAACAGGGATGGAATTCACCGTGAGTTCTTCTCGGAAGGAGGTGCCTAAAAAATCATATTGTTTTTCTGTTAGTCTACCACGTCTTGGTGTTGTAAATAAATACAATGCCAAACGTGCTGCAAATTTTTTAGAAAATAATCCAATAACATTTATAAGGAAACCAATGAATTTTTGAAGGATCTTCATGGGGTTTCGCGATTAACTAAATCCATAGAAAATGCAGGTTTACAGATAGCCAAATAAACGCAAGGTTCCGTAAACGGATTGGAATACTGTACACGCGTATTTTTAGTTATTTTGATGGATTGTCCGGCTTCTAAAACAATTTCTTCGCCATCAATTATAAATTGTTTTTTTCCTTTAATGATAAAGGTGTATTCGTCAAATTTAGGTGTTTGAAATGGTTCACTCCAGCCCGCAGGTGCAACCATGTGAGCAATGCTAATGTCAGGATTGCCATCGGTTGCCAATCCAAAATGTTCTTTAATTAGTTTACCATCTGTTGTTGGGAATACGAATGGATTATCTTGAACTTGGTATGTTTTCATACGTGTTATTTTAAAGGTTTTGCGTTTTTTTAGTACTTAACGATCAAATACGTCTAGGAAATTAATCCCAGCCAATCATGAAGTATTTAATTTTAGCGGTTTCAGGAATTTGAATAGCTTCAATTTTAGCGTTATAATCAAACTGTAAACTTGCGGGTAACTCTTTCTTATCGATGGTAAAAAAGGCATTGATTTCATTCACGAAAACAACCACATTTTTAATGGTATTTTGAATGCTTGAAATTTTATACTGCTTTTGAATATCACCAAATGTACTTTTTGTTGTAATGCCTTTTTCTGTTTTGTAACGCGGATCTATCACTTTAACAGTACTAATAGTGGCTTTCGGATCTGTAGTTGTTACAGGACTTAATACTAATAAGGTGTTTCCAGCTTTATCATAAATTTGTATGTCCGAATAGTCTTTCATATAAGCTTCGGTAT
Above is a window of Bizionia sp. M204 DNA encoding:
- a CDS encoding VOC family protein → MSTISPFHIAIPVHNLEACRVFYRDVLNCEEGRSSDHWVDFNFFGHQLVIHYKPKSDAVLHTNSVDGKSVPVPHYGVVLPWADFQEFSEHLQAADIKFVIEPYIRFEGQVGEQATMFFYDPAGNALEFKAFKDRSQLFAK
- a CDS encoding alpha/beta fold hydrolase, producing the protein MKILQKFIGFLINVIGLFSKKFAARLALYLFTTPRRGRLTEKQYDFLGTSFREELTVNSIPVMTYRWLGKGKTILLAHGWESNAARWQYLIEPLRKLDYNIIALDAPAHGKSGSKRFNAVLYADFIKAVSKKFKPDFIIGHSVGGMASVFSQTNSDYKALKKMILLGTPSEFTDVLNRYYTMMGFSKRTISAINQLAKDRFNEAPESFSTAKYLETLSLEGLIIHDEKDTIIPYQDALSINNSLKNSKLITTTGFGHSLIDDSISNYIYEFLKS
- a CDS encoding pseudouridine synthase; its protein translation is MEEKLTRLNKYLSEVGYCSRRAADKLIDAGRVTINGVVPEMGTKVSESDVVEVDGKEIKGNDNPFVYLAFNKPVGIVCTTDTRVEKDNIIDYIKYPKRIFPIGRLDKPSEGLIFLTDDGDIVNKILRASNNHDKEYIVTVDKPISQTFIQHMSRGIYLEELDKTTKKCEVEKLGTHEFRIILTQGLNRQIRRMCEYLTYEVVTLKRIRIMNIKLDIPVGTYREFTKSEFAELNRLLADSDKTFTNKSIAKQSRR
- a CDS encoding cupin domain-containing protein, which produces MKTYQVQDNPFVFPTTDGKLIKEHFGLATDGNPDISIAHMVAPAGWSEPFQTPKFDEYTFIIKGKKQFIIDGEEIVLEAGQSIKITKNTRVQYSNPFTEPCVYLAICKPAFSMDLVNRETP